From the genome of Methanobrevibacter smithii ATCC 35061, one region includes:
- a CDS encoding aldo/keto reductase, with protein MKKFGFGSMRLPCNSDDPKDIDLPQIFEMVDKYIESGFNYFDTAYGYHDGLSEVALRKAVTERYPREDVIIADKLPVYMLKPSHNLEEIFSEQKERCGVEYFDYYMLHNITNNFYNGIIPQLKCFEFAEKLKEEGFIRHLGISFHDDAETLDKILSEHPSIEFVQLQINYLDWDNEGIQSGKCYEVARKYNKDIIVMEPLKGGTLVNIPEDAGKILTSYNPDLSLASWGIRFAASLEGVLTVLSGVSSLEQLEDNLSYMKDFNPLTEDELKVIGDVVEIIKHSIAIPCTGCDYCLDACPEDIPISKFFALYNDVKQSIELQFLHYFYYDNLAKKNAPASSCLECGECEENCTQHIKIIDELKKVRDLLEVDLESML; from the coding sequence ATGAAAAAATTTGGTTTTGGATCTATGAGGTTACCCTGTAATAGTGATGATCCGAAAGATATTGACCTGCCACAGATATTTGAAATGGTTGATAAATATATTGAAAGCGGATTCAATTACTTTGATACTGCATATGGATACCATGACGGATTAAGTGAAGTGGCACTTAGAAAAGCAGTTACTGAAAGATATCCGAGAGAAGATGTAATAATAGCTGATAAATTACCTGTATACATGCTTAAACCTTCACATAACCTTGAAGAAATATTCAGTGAGCAAAAAGAAAGATGCGGTGTTGAGTATTTTGATTATTACATGCTGCACAATATTACAAACAACTTCTACAATGGAATCATTCCGCAGTTAAAGTGCTTTGAATTTGCAGAAAAATTAAAGGAAGAAGGCTTTATCAGACATCTCGGAATTTCATTTCATGATGATGCAGAAACTCTTGATAAAATATTAAGTGAGCATCCTTCTATAGAATTTGTTCAGTTACAGATAAATTATCTTGACTGGGACAATGAGGGAATTCAGTCAGGGAAATGTTATGAAGTAGCCAGAAAATACAATAAGGACATTATTGTAATGGAACCTTTAAAAGGAGGAACACTTGTAAATATTCCGGAAGATGCCGGTAAAATATTAACTAGCTACAATCCTGATTTGTCACTTGCATCTTGGGGAATTAGGTTTGCAGCCAGTTTGGAAGGTGTTTTAACAGTATTGTCTGGTGTAAGTTCATTGGAGCAGCTGGAAGACAATTTAAGTTATATGAAAGATTTCAATCCATTGACTGAAGATGAATTGAAGGTTATTGGAGATGTAGTTGAAATCATTAAACATTCAATAGCAATTCCATGTACGGGATGTGATTACTGTTTGGATGCATGCCCTGAAGATATTCCAATTTCAAAGTTCTTTGCTCTTTATAATGATGTTAAACAATCCATTGAACTCCAGTTTTTACATTATTTCTACTATGATAATTTAGCCAAGAAAAATGCACCTGCATCTTCATGTTTGGAATGTGGTGAATGTGAGGAGAACTGC
- a CDS encoding alpha/beta hydrolase produces MVLFRGDIKCKSLQRRTSLSVILPADNIHYLQGTEEIVEKPYKTLYLLHGLFGSDDIFLANTTIQKFAEDHNIAVVLPSGENSFYVDQKESHKYYGEFIGRELVEMTRNIFPLSHKKEDTYLAGFSMGGYGAIRNGLKYHDTFGYIGAISAALLTDDLHNWGEGDDLLSSKSFAQSCFGDLNKVIGSDMDPKFLIDDLIANDIEIPKIFMAVGDNDFLYDENIDYYNYLKSRNVDVEFRCSSGEHTWEFCNDYIKEFIEWLPL; encoded by the coding sequence ATGGTATTGTTTAGAGGAGATATTAAGTGCAAGTCACTTCAGAGAAGAACATCATTAAGTGTAATTTTACCTGCAGACAATATACATTACTTGCAGGGCACTGAAGAAATAGTAGAAAAGCCATATAAAACATTGTATCTGCTGCATGGGCTTTTCGGCAGTGATGATATATTTTTAGCAAACACTACAATTCAAAAATTTGCAGAAGACCATAATATTGCAGTTGTCCTGCCAAGTGGAGAAAATAGCTTTTATGTGGACCAAAAAGAATCCCACAAATATTATGGGGAGTTTATAGGTCGTGAACTTGTTGAAATGACAAGAAACATTTTCCCACTATCTCATAAAAAAGAAGACACATATCTTGCAGGATTTTCAATGGGAGGATATGGAGCTATTAGAAACGGATTAAAATACCATGACACTTTCGGATATATTGGAGCAATCTCTGCAGCGTTGCTGACAGATGATTTGCATAACTGGGGTGAAGGAGATGATTTATTGTCTTCAAAATCTTTTGCCCAGTCCTGTTTCGGAGACTTGAATAAAGTAATCGGAAGTGACATGGACCCCAAATTTTTAATTGATGATTTGATAGCTAATGATATTGAAATTCCAAAGATTTTCATGGCAGTTGGAGATAATGACTTCTTGTATGATGAGAACATAGATTATTATAATTACTTAAAATCAAGAAATGTTGATGTGGAGTTCAGATGCTCTTCAGGAGAACATACCTGGGAGTTTTGCAATGATTATATTAAAGAGTTTATAGAATGGCTCCCATTATAA